From the Pseudopipra pipra isolate bDixPip1 chromosome 22, bDixPip1.hap1, whole genome shotgun sequence genome, one window contains:
- the CFAP74 gene encoding cilia- and flagella-associated protein 74 isoform X11 — protein sequence MFCTHLWTTLQPGCLERPVSMEDHELTHSEGEQQISPQPFLEEEEEEDAAGQFSDVEGPWKEYELEENLFGGGEMGTKDTSGDVGDQSDSSTESLEHSLGDISNTRALLAEERIHIAAVQRNIKLLDDMVKEKKLVVQKTGQKLCACQLRIKMLAEQLDRVDMEIEREKEAGNVPALSRLRAVSRRLHSELEREKESELIIDLKLNQDKMEMWEIEIEQGKYEAIRDKLEQEEEQLQRHYQEQREGRIRKERRTALQAEGKRRSREQKEEKAQKEHEERKKKILEDAKRNHKKAACFLKQSTARIHDKIAKEEEKTQEHMERRIQAVLSLKTSITSNREKLQTLQVLNKAKALEAKEEEMKMREAILAEGGNVVQEIFLHKRQLKHEKEEQAFRELQKSRKIEIVSRILKEEASLHKQKESQSRMRATKARGKVEDPSVQRKEAWPCREETCTRAGGATAQESWLSPSPPSLAGEGTAPEGGSPEVTAQDVLWESGDDEKEKEKTLLEPEFPGLWGQEYDLHKIPKEEVDPTQLAIRALKKEVSENKMEEFQPGSLAKQTVPGREHKGCAFHSKPSCIHFKDFDVGQTYKKKIILTNASYSVNYCRLVGISECLKDFISVHFDPPGKMSSGMSCEFVVTFKPMINESLAGEVMFVAQTGSFSVPLQCTVKSCVLALDKELIDFGSHVVGETISRTISLTNSGALGTRFQVQTSAGDRSTHRATAKPAPGRMVPRHSSGCDPEEEGSSSPGAAGLGKQVRICAEPGEEVTPCAAQQPQGPQSSSATEQLDQEVLSMRSDLDTDNARDSVELSPEETPVEIMLGKVTEGEVGPFSSVKVPVLFVPAVPGDVRAEFVIVFDNPDCKPLCFSAVGVAVDVPLWVPNPDVDLRICLYDRLYQDCVTLRSRASTTLRFKFEVCKELSKHLELLPRTGYIQAQSAFSAQLKFLPRQSLPEDAGNYFNAETRILEVPVTIVIMDKARTANFTVHAIVSSSDLEISPAEINFGHCTIYEAVQANVTVTNKCILPQEFGFVGLPEFVEVQPNDGFGVILPLESLTLDIIFKATKAKEYSFDLTCTTEINRQFKLSCKAVGVHPPLELSHSLVQFAATALNSVSEATLDVLNPHVSGNSLIHAVPRIGTGEPAPVGPTSFEFHVPEDCPVTITPSVGTVLPGQKSSIRVSFSPALPEQLVREEAARRLSRAAVPEAGIQIPSGDPQGLMDKEKKNGKREGKKLSISIPKQPENNGSRKSLTGEPKPEELKPDSDAYRAAQASLMRSFSGSFKKYIVPCFVASGQAAGEKGSGHLSCSPYNTLYLELHCPAVAPPVLVTSDSGDSTVGFGDVSVGHRMMKRITLQNISLGRVGLGFSALNPNGPFLLVRAVRMLEPGESKALVISFCPDEDKWFCETLDIRVANSTLNLSLSGHGVVPGTVCSVEGVLDMGYVMAGEQVTSTVQVQNTSSLALPFCTQLDSLSPTRDRDRQSIPAFLSSSGQRTEFVGTQNYSGLSVFSVFPTEGEIEAGKSQEFVVTFSPDHESLYYSDRLRVVLFGKQTAHEIPLRGAAREHPMFVEGGLPLDVPVESLAVTSSVPSQEALTAGRGVQPGLAAGAGAGRDHCGGAPGSAGARAGAEHPRVMGATCRAERQ from the exons atgcAGCTGGTCAGTTCAGTGATGTGGAAGGACCCTGGAAAG AATATGAGCTGGAAGAAAATCTGTTTGGTGGTGGCGAGATGGGAACCAAGGACACTTCTGGAGATGTTGGAGACCAGTCTGATTCCAGCAC GGAAAGCTTGGAGCACTCTCTGGGTGACATCAGCAACACTCGGGCTCTGCTGGCTGAGGAGAGAATTCACATAGCAGCCGTACAGAGGAACATAAAACTGCTTGATGACATGGTCAAGGAGAAGAAACTGGTGGTCCAAAAAACCGG ACAGAAGCTGTGTGCCTGTCAGCTGCGGATCAAgatgctggcagagcagctggatCGTGTAGACATGGAaatagagagagagaaggaggctGGCAACGT cccagccctgtcccgCCTGCGGGCCGTGAGCCGCCGGCTGCACTCcgagctggagagggagaaggagtcGGAGCTGATAATTGATTTGAAACTAAACCAAGACAA gatgGAGATGTGGGAGATAGAAATCGAGCAGGGAAAATACGAAGCGATCCGTGACAAACTTGAGCaagaggaggagcagctccagaggcactaccaggagcagagggaagggaggattcggaaggaaagaagaacagCCCTGCAAGCAGAAGGGAAGCGCCGCTCCCGGGAGCA aaaagaggagaaagcccagaaagaacatgaagaaagaaagaaaaaaatacttgagGATGCCAAAAGGAACCACAAGAAAGCAGCCTGCTTCCtaaagcaaagcacagcaag AATTCATGACAAAATtgcaaaggaagaagagaaaactcAGGAGCATATGGAGAGAAGGATACAAGCTGTGCTTTCCCTGAAAACCAGCATCACTTCCAACAGG GAAAAGCTCCAAACTCTCCAGGTTTTGAACAAAGCAAAGGCCTTGGAggcaaaggaggaggagatgaaAATGAGGGAAGCCATCCTAGCAGAAGGAGGCAATGTTGTCCAGGAAATTTTCCTCCATAAACGACAGCTAAAGCACGAAAAAGAGGAACA AGCTTTCAGAGAACTgcagaaatcaagaaaaattgAGATTGTATCTCGAATTCTGAAAGAAGAAGCTTCTCTTCACAAGCAGAAAGAAAGTCAGTCCCGTATGAGGGCAACTAAGGCTCGGGGTAAAGTTGAGGACCCTTCAGTGCAGAGAAAGGAAGCCTggccctgcagggaggagaCCTGCACACGTGCAGGTGGAGCCACAGCACAG GAGTCCTGGCTCTCTCCATCACCTCCTTCCTTGGCTGGTGAGGGAACTGCTCCCGAGGGAGGGAGTCCTGAGGTCACAGCCCAGGATGTGCTCTGGGAAAGTGGGGATgatgagaaagagaaggaaaagaccCTCTTAGAACCAGAGTTCCCAGGACTTTGGGGCCAGGAATATGACTTGCACAAG ATACCCAAGGAAGAGGTGGATCCAACACAGCTGGCTATCAGGGCACTGAAAAAAGAGGTGTCTGAGAACAAAATGGAGGAATTCCAACCTGGAAGTTTGGCCAAGCAAACAGTGCCTGGTCGTGAACACAAGGGCTGTGCTTTCCACAGCAAGCCCAGCTGCATTCATTTCAAG GATTTTGATGTTGGTCAAACCTAcaaaaagaagataattttgACCAATGCCTCCTACAGTGTTAATTACTGCAGGCTGGTGGGGATCAGTGAGTGCCTCAAGGACTTCATCAGTGTTCA TTTTGATCCACCTGGCAAAATGTCTTCTGGAATGTCCTGTGAATTTGTGGTAACCTTCAAGCCAATG ATAAATGAAAGTCTGGCAGGAGAAGTCATGTTTGTGGCACAGACAGGTTCCTTTTCTGTCCCACTGCAATGCACAGTCAAGAGCTGCGTT CTGGCTCTGGATAAAGAGCTCATTGACTTCGGCAGCCACGTGGTGGGAGAGACCATTTCCAGGACCATCAGCCTGACAAACAGCGGAGCTCTGGGAACCAGATTCCAAGTTCAAACATCAGCAGGTgacaggagcacacacagagcgACAGCAAAACCTGCCCCTGGAAGGATG GTCCCTCGACATTCCAGTGGCTGTGACCCTGAAGAGGAGGGGAGCAGCAGTCctggggcagctgggctgggaaagCAGGTCCGGATTTGTGCTGAGCCCGGCGAGGAGGTGACCCCctgtgcagcccagcagccacagggaccccagagcagcagtgccacag AACAACTTGATCAAGAAGTGCTGAGTATGAGATCAGACCTGGACACAGACAACGCACGGGATTCAGTGGAACTTTCTCCTGAAGAAACACCAGTTGAAATTATGCTTGGAAAG GTGACTGAGGGGGAGGTTGGACCCTTCAGCTCAGTGAAAGTCCCGGTGCTGTTtgtcccagctgtccctggggacGTGAGGGCAGAGTTTGTGATCGTGTTTGACAACCCAGACTGCAAACCA CTGTGCTTCAGTGCCGTGGGGGTGGCTGTGGACGTGCCCCTCTGGGTGCCCAACCCCGACGTGGACCTCAGGATCTGCCTGTACGACCGGCTGTACCAGGACTGTGTGACCCTGCGGAGCAG AGCAAGCACCACGCTGCGTTTCAAGTTTGAAGTGTGCAAAGAACTGAGCAAacacctggagctgctcccaaggACAGGCTACATCCAGGCTCAGTCAGCCTTCAGTGCACAGCTCAAGTTCCTGCCCAG GCAGTCTCTTCCTGAAGATGCAGGGAACTATTTCAATGCAGAGACAAGAATCCTGGAGGTCCCAGTGACAATAGTGATCATGGACAAG GCTAGAACAGCCAATTTTACTGTCCATGCCATTGTCTCTTCTTCTGATCTGGAAATCAGCCCAGCAGAGATCAACTTTGGGCACTGCACCATCTATGAAGCTGTTCAGGCAAATGTCACAGTGACAAACAAATGCATCTTGCCACAGGAGTTTGGATTTGTGGGGCTGCCAGAG TTTGTTGAAGTTCAACCCAACGATGGATTTGGAGTTATTCTTCCCCTGGAGAGCCTGACACTGGACATAATCTTTAAAGCTACCAAGGCAAAAGAGTACAGCTTTGACCTCACCTGCACGACAGAGATTAACAG acAATTCAAGCTGTCATGCAAAGCAGTTGGAGTCCACCCACCTCTTGAATTGTCTCATTCCTTGGTTCAGTTTGCTGCAACAGCTCTGAACTCTGTGTCTGAAGCCACCCTGGACGTGCTGAATCCCCACGTGAGTGGGAACAGCCTCATCCACGCTGTCCCTCGGATTGGCACGGGGGAACCTGCCCCAGTTGGACCCACTTCCTTTGAATTCCACGTGCCAGAGGATTGTCCTGTGACAATTACACCTTCTGTGGGAACTGTGCTGCCTGGGCAG AAAAGCTCCATCCGAGTGTCCTTCAGCCCCGCGCTGCCGGAGCAGCTCGTCAGGGAGGAGGCAGCTCggaggctgagcagagcagctgtgccagaggcaGGAATTCAA ATTCCCAGTGGTGACCCTCAGGGTCTGATggacaaagagaagaaaaacggaaagagagagggaaagaaattgAGCATTTCCATTCCCAAACAGCCTGAGAATaatggaagcaggaaaagcCTGACTGGAGAGCCAAAACCTGAAGAGTTAAAGCCTGA TTCTGATGCTTACAGGGCAGCCCAGGCCTCCCTAATGAGGAGTTTCAGTGGGAGTTTTAAGAAATACATCGTTCCCTGCTTTGTTGCAAGTGGACAGGCTGCTGGAGAGAAGGGCTCTGGACACCTGAGCTGCAG cCCTTACAACACGTTGTACCTGGAGCTGCACTGTCCAGCTGTGGCCCCTCCTGTTCTGGTCACTTCAGACAGTGGGGACAGCACGGTCGGTTTTGGAGACGTTTCCGTAG GCCACAGGATGATGAAGCGAATCACCCTGCAGAACATCTccctggggagggtgggg CTGGGATTCTCAGCCCTGAATCCCAACGGCCCCTTCCTGTTGGTGAGAGCAGTTAGAATGCTTGAGCCAGGTGAAAGTAAAGCCCTGGTCATCTCCTTTTGTCCAGATGAGGATAAATGG TTCTGTGAGACCCTGGACATCAGGGTGGCCAATTCCACCCTCAACCTGAGCCTCTCTGGGCATGGGGTGGTGCCAGGCACTGTCTGCTCCGTGGAAGGAGTGCTGGACATGGGATATGTCATGGCTGGGGAACAGGTGACTTCCACAGTCCAG GTCCAGAACacttccagcctggccctgccgTTCTGCACCCAGCTGGACTCGCTGTCACCCACCCGGGACAGGGACCGGCAGAGCATCCCGGCCTTCCTCAGCTCCTCTGGCCAGAGAACAGAGTTTGTGG GAACACAGAACTACAGTGGCTTAAGTGTGTTCAGCGTCTTTCCAACAGAGGGGGAAATCGAGGCTGGGAAGAGCCAGGAGTTTGTTGTTACCTTCAGTCCTGACCATGAGAGTCTGTACTACTCTGACCGCCTCCGGGTCGTGCTCTTTGGCAAG
- the CFAP74 gene encoding cilia- and flagella-associated protein 74 isoform X12 — protein sequence MFCTHLWTTLQPGCLERPVSMEDHELTHSEGEQQISPQPFLEEEEEEDAAGQFSDVEGPWKEYELEENLFGGGEMGTKDTSGDVGDQSDSSTESLEHSLGDISNTRALLAEERIHIAAVQRNIKLLDDMVKEKKLVVQKTGQKLCACQLRIKMLAEQLDRVDMEIEREKEAGNVPALSRLRAVSRRLHSELEREKESELIIDLKLNQDKMEMWEIEIEQGKYEAIRDKLEQEEEQLQRHYQEQREGRIRKERRTALQAEGKRRSREQKEEKAQKEHEERKKKILEDAKRNHKKAACFLKQSTARIHDKIAKEEEKTQEHMERRIQAVLSLKTSITSNREKLQTLQVLNKAKALEAKEEEMKMREAILAEGGNVVQEIFLHKRQLKHEKEEQAFRELQKSRKIEIVSRILKEEASLHKQKESQSRMRATKARGKVEDPSVQRKEAWPCREETCTRAGGATAQESWLSPSPPSLAGEGTAPEGGSPEVTAQDVLWESGDDEKEKEKTLLEPEFPGLWGQEYDLHKIPKEEVDPTQLAIRALKKEVSENKMEEFQPGSLAKQTVPGREHKGCAFHSKPSCIHFKDFDVGQTYKKKIILTNASYSVNYCRLVGISECLKDFISVHFDPPGKMSSGMSCEFVVTFKPMINESLAGEVMFVAQTGSFSVPLQCTVKSCVLALDKELIDFGSHVVGETISRTISLTNSGALGTRFQVQTSAGDRSTHRATAKPAPGRMVPRHSSGCDPEEEGSSSPGAAGLGKQVRICAEPGEEVTPCAAQQPQGPQSSSATEQLDQEVLSMRSDLDTDNARDSVELSPEETPVEIMLGKVTEGEVGPFSSVKVPVLFVPAVPGDVRAEFVIVFDNPDCKPLCFSAVGVAVDVPLWVPNPDVDLRICLYDRLYQDCVTLRSRASTTLRFKFEVCKELSKHLELLPRTGYIQAQSAFSAQLKFLPRQSLPEDAGNYFNAETRILEVPVTIVIMDKARTANFTVHAIVSSSDLEISPAEINFGHCTIYEAVQANVTVTNKCILPQEFGFVGLPEFVEVQPNDGFGVILPLESLTLDIIFKATKAKEYSFDLTCTTEINRQFKLSCKAVGVHPPLELSHSLVQFAATALNSVSEATLDVLNPHVSGNSLIHAVPRIGTGEPAPVGPTSFEFHVPEDCPVTITPSVGTVLPGQKSSIRVSFSPALPEQLVREEAARRLSRAAVPEAGIQIPSGDPQGLMDKEKKNGKREGKKLSISIPKQPENNGSRKSLTGEPKPEELKPDSDAYRAAQASLMRSFSGSFKKYIVPCFVASGQAAGEKGSGHLSCSPYNTLYLELHCPAVAPPVLVTSDSGDSTVGFGDVSVGHRMMKRITLQNISLGRVGLGFSALNPNGPFLLVRAVRMLEPGESKALVISFCPDEDKWFCETLDIRVANSTLNLSLSGHGVVPGTVCSVEGVLDMGYVMAGEQVTSTVQVQNTSSLALPFCTQLDSLSPTRDRDRQSIPAFLSSSGQRTEFVGTQNYSGLSVFSVFPTEGEIEAGKSQEFVVTFSPDHESLYYSDRLRVVLFGKSPRSR from the exons atgcAGCTGGTCAGTTCAGTGATGTGGAAGGACCCTGGAAAG AATATGAGCTGGAAGAAAATCTGTTTGGTGGTGGCGAGATGGGAACCAAGGACACTTCTGGAGATGTTGGAGACCAGTCTGATTCCAGCAC GGAAAGCTTGGAGCACTCTCTGGGTGACATCAGCAACACTCGGGCTCTGCTGGCTGAGGAGAGAATTCACATAGCAGCCGTACAGAGGAACATAAAACTGCTTGATGACATGGTCAAGGAGAAGAAACTGGTGGTCCAAAAAACCGG ACAGAAGCTGTGTGCCTGTCAGCTGCGGATCAAgatgctggcagagcagctggatCGTGTAGACATGGAaatagagagagagaaggaggctGGCAACGT cccagccctgtcccgCCTGCGGGCCGTGAGCCGCCGGCTGCACTCcgagctggagagggagaaggagtcGGAGCTGATAATTGATTTGAAACTAAACCAAGACAA gatgGAGATGTGGGAGATAGAAATCGAGCAGGGAAAATACGAAGCGATCCGTGACAAACTTGAGCaagaggaggagcagctccagaggcactaccaggagcagagggaagggaggattcggaaggaaagaagaacagCCCTGCAAGCAGAAGGGAAGCGCCGCTCCCGGGAGCA aaaagaggagaaagcccagaaagaacatgaagaaagaaagaaaaaaatacttgagGATGCCAAAAGGAACCACAAGAAAGCAGCCTGCTTCCtaaagcaaagcacagcaag AATTCATGACAAAATtgcaaaggaagaagagaaaactcAGGAGCATATGGAGAGAAGGATACAAGCTGTGCTTTCCCTGAAAACCAGCATCACTTCCAACAGG GAAAAGCTCCAAACTCTCCAGGTTTTGAACAAAGCAAAGGCCTTGGAggcaaaggaggaggagatgaaAATGAGGGAAGCCATCCTAGCAGAAGGAGGCAATGTTGTCCAGGAAATTTTCCTCCATAAACGACAGCTAAAGCACGAAAAAGAGGAACA AGCTTTCAGAGAACTgcagaaatcaagaaaaattgAGATTGTATCTCGAATTCTGAAAGAAGAAGCTTCTCTTCACAAGCAGAAAGAAAGTCAGTCCCGTATGAGGGCAACTAAGGCTCGGGGTAAAGTTGAGGACCCTTCAGTGCAGAGAAAGGAAGCCTggccctgcagggaggagaCCTGCACACGTGCAGGTGGAGCCACAGCACAG GAGTCCTGGCTCTCTCCATCACCTCCTTCCTTGGCTGGTGAGGGAACTGCTCCCGAGGGAGGGAGTCCTGAGGTCACAGCCCAGGATGTGCTCTGGGAAAGTGGGGATgatgagaaagagaaggaaaagaccCTCTTAGAACCAGAGTTCCCAGGACTTTGGGGCCAGGAATATGACTTGCACAAG ATACCCAAGGAAGAGGTGGATCCAACACAGCTGGCTATCAGGGCACTGAAAAAAGAGGTGTCTGAGAACAAAATGGAGGAATTCCAACCTGGAAGTTTGGCCAAGCAAACAGTGCCTGGTCGTGAACACAAGGGCTGTGCTTTCCACAGCAAGCCCAGCTGCATTCATTTCAAG GATTTTGATGTTGGTCAAACCTAcaaaaagaagataattttgACCAATGCCTCCTACAGTGTTAATTACTGCAGGCTGGTGGGGATCAGTGAGTGCCTCAAGGACTTCATCAGTGTTCA TTTTGATCCACCTGGCAAAATGTCTTCTGGAATGTCCTGTGAATTTGTGGTAACCTTCAAGCCAATG ATAAATGAAAGTCTGGCAGGAGAAGTCATGTTTGTGGCACAGACAGGTTCCTTTTCTGTCCCACTGCAATGCACAGTCAAGAGCTGCGTT CTGGCTCTGGATAAAGAGCTCATTGACTTCGGCAGCCACGTGGTGGGAGAGACCATTTCCAGGACCATCAGCCTGACAAACAGCGGAGCTCTGGGAACCAGATTCCAAGTTCAAACATCAGCAGGTgacaggagcacacacagagcgACAGCAAAACCTGCCCCTGGAAGGATG GTCCCTCGACATTCCAGTGGCTGTGACCCTGAAGAGGAGGGGAGCAGCAGTCctggggcagctgggctgggaaagCAGGTCCGGATTTGTGCTGAGCCCGGCGAGGAGGTGACCCCctgtgcagcccagcagccacagggaccccagagcagcagtgccacag AACAACTTGATCAAGAAGTGCTGAGTATGAGATCAGACCTGGACACAGACAACGCACGGGATTCAGTGGAACTTTCTCCTGAAGAAACACCAGTTGAAATTATGCTTGGAAAG GTGACTGAGGGGGAGGTTGGACCCTTCAGCTCAGTGAAAGTCCCGGTGCTGTTtgtcccagctgtccctggggacGTGAGGGCAGAGTTTGTGATCGTGTTTGACAACCCAGACTGCAAACCA CTGTGCTTCAGTGCCGTGGGGGTGGCTGTGGACGTGCCCCTCTGGGTGCCCAACCCCGACGTGGACCTCAGGATCTGCCTGTACGACCGGCTGTACCAGGACTGTGTGACCCTGCGGAGCAG AGCAAGCACCACGCTGCGTTTCAAGTTTGAAGTGTGCAAAGAACTGAGCAAacacctggagctgctcccaaggACAGGCTACATCCAGGCTCAGTCAGCCTTCAGTGCACAGCTCAAGTTCCTGCCCAG GCAGTCTCTTCCTGAAGATGCAGGGAACTATTTCAATGCAGAGACAAGAATCCTGGAGGTCCCAGTGACAATAGTGATCATGGACAAG GCTAGAACAGCCAATTTTACTGTCCATGCCATTGTCTCTTCTTCTGATCTGGAAATCAGCCCAGCAGAGATCAACTTTGGGCACTGCACCATCTATGAAGCTGTTCAGGCAAATGTCACAGTGACAAACAAATGCATCTTGCCACAGGAGTTTGGATTTGTGGGGCTGCCAGAG TTTGTTGAAGTTCAACCCAACGATGGATTTGGAGTTATTCTTCCCCTGGAGAGCCTGACACTGGACATAATCTTTAAAGCTACCAAGGCAAAAGAGTACAGCTTTGACCTCACCTGCACGACAGAGATTAACAG acAATTCAAGCTGTCATGCAAAGCAGTTGGAGTCCACCCACCTCTTGAATTGTCTCATTCCTTGGTTCAGTTTGCTGCAACAGCTCTGAACTCTGTGTCTGAAGCCACCCTGGACGTGCTGAATCCCCACGTGAGTGGGAACAGCCTCATCCACGCTGTCCCTCGGATTGGCACGGGGGAACCTGCCCCAGTTGGACCCACTTCCTTTGAATTCCACGTGCCAGAGGATTGTCCTGTGACAATTACACCTTCTGTGGGAACTGTGCTGCCTGGGCAG AAAAGCTCCATCCGAGTGTCCTTCAGCCCCGCGCTGCCGGAGCAGCTCGTCAGGGAGGAGGCAGCTCggaggctgagcagagcagctgtgccagaggcaGGAATTCAA ATTCCCAGTGGTGACCCTCAGGGTCTGATggacaaagagaagaaaaacggaaagagagagggaaagaaattgAGCATTTCCATTCCCAAACAGCCTGAGAATaatggaagcaggaaaagcCTGACTGGAGAGCCAAAACCTGAAGAGTTAAAGCCTGA TTCTGATGCTTACAGGGCAGCCCAGGCCTCCCTAATGAGGAGTTTCAGTGGGAGTTTTAAGAAATACATCGTTCCCTGCTTTGTTGCAAGTGGACAGGCTGCTGGAGAGAAGGGCTCTGGACACCTGAGCTGCAG cCCTTACAACACGTTGTACCTGGAGCTGCACTGTCCAGCTGTGGCCCCTCCTGTTCTGGTCACTTCAGACAGTGGGGACAGCACGGTCGGTTTTGGAGACGTTTCCGTAG GCCACAGGATGATGAAGCGAATCACCCTGCAGAACATCTccctggggagggtgggg CTGGGATTCTCAGCCCTGAATCCCAACGGCCCCTTCCTGTTGGTGAGAGCAGTTAGAATGCTTGAGCCAGGTGAAAGTAAAGCCCTGGTCATCTCCTTTTGTCCAGATGAGGATAAATGG TTCTGTGAGACCCTGGACATCAGGGTGGCCAATTCCACCCTCAACCTGAGCCTCTCTGGGCATGGGGTGGTGCCAGGCACTGTCTGCTCCGTGGAAGGAGTGCTGGACATGGGATATGTCATGGCTGGGGAACAGGTGACTTCCACAGTCCAG GTCCAGAACacttccagcctggccctgccgTTCTGCACCCAGCTGGACTCGCTGTCACCCACCCGGGACAGGGACCGGCAGAGCATCCCGGCCTTCCTCAGCTCCTCTGGCCAGAGAACAGAGTTTGTGG GAACACAGAACTACAGTGGCTTAAGTGTGTTCAGCGTCTTTCCAACAGAGGGGGAAATCGAGGCTGGGAAGAGCCAGGAGTTTGTTGTTACCTTCAGTCCTGACCATGAGAGTCTGTACTACTCTGACCGCCTCCGGGTCGTGCTCTTTGGCAAG